From the Shewanella amazonensis SB2B genome, one window contains:
- a CDS encoding glutathione S-transferase family protein: MIELYTAATPNGHKISIALEELGLEYRVHALDLMTLEQKKPEFLAINPNGRIPAIVDTDNDDFAVFESGAILLYLAEKTGKLLPTEPKARSEVIQWLMFQMGGVGPMMGQANVFYRYFPEKIPAAIERYQKEGRRLFEVMNTQLEKHAYLAGDEYSVADIATYPWVRIYDWSGVDISGLDALQHWLERITARPAVAKGLAVPPPSEKSAEERAKDIAKMVTR; the protein is encoded by the coding sequence ATGATTGAGCTTTATACCGCCGCGACCCCCAACGGCCATAAAATTTCCATTGCCCTTGAAGAATTAGGGCTCGAGTATCGGGTACATGCCCTTGATCTCATGACCCTTGAGCAAAAAAAGCCCGAGTTTCTGGCCATTAACCCCAATGGCCGTATTCCGGCAATTGTAGACACAGATAACGACGACTTTGCGGTATTTGAGTCGGGTGCCATCTTGTTATATCTGGCCGAGAAAACCGGCAAGCTGCTGCCGACCGAGCCCAAGGCACGCTCTGAGGTTATCCAGTGGCTGATGTTCCAGATGGGGGGCGTTGGCCCCATGATGGGTCAGGCGAACGTGTTTTACCGCTACTTTCCCGAAAAAATTCCGGCCGCCATTGAGCGTTATCAAAAGGAAGGACGGCGCCTGTTCGAGGTGATGAATACCCAGCTTGAAAAGCATGCGTATCTCGCCGGAGACGAGTACAGCGTCGCCGATATCGCCACCTACCCCTGGGTACGTATCTATGACTGGAGCGGCGTGGATATCAGTGGGTTGGATGCGCTGCAGCACTGGCTCGAGCGCATCACTGCCCGGCCCGCCGTGGCCAAGGGCCTTGCTGTGCCGCCACCAAGTGAGAAATCCGCCGAAGAGCGTGCCAAAGACATCGCCAAAATGGTCACCCGCTGA
- a CDS encoding glutathione S-transferase family protein: MKILELAPSPSARRVGIFLAELGIEVPREQLNLRDGDNLTPEFKRKSVNGRIPVLELDDGTHICESVAICRYFDALHPRDSSLFGNSPLEQAQVEMWNRVLELNGLMVAFQAFRNLTGFFKDRERFVEAWGAESRERIIEFLPTLEARLEGRDFVAIERFTIADITGFVLIGFLPRLEIELTDAMPNIRRWHAAIAARPAVATLLASQQ, translated from the coding sequence ATGAAAATCCTCGAGCTTGCCCCTAGCCCCAGCGCCCGCCGCGTCGGCATTTTTTTGGCAGAACTCGGCATAGAGGTGCCAAGAGAGCAGCTGAATTTAAGGGACGGCGACAACCTGACCCCTGAATTTAAACGTAAAAGCGTTAATGGCCGCATCCCCGTACTGGAGCTGGATGATGGCACCCATATCTGTGAATCTGTCGCCATCTGCCGCTATTTTGATGCCCTGCATCCGCGCGACAGCAGCCTGTTTGGTAACAGCCCGCTGGAGCAGGCACAGGTGGAAATGTGGAACCGGGTGCTGGAACTGAATGGCCTGATGGTCGCGTTTCAGGCGTTTCGTAACCTCACCGGCTTTTTCAAAGACCGCGAGCGCTTTGTCGAGGCTTGGGGCGCGGAATCCCGTGAGCGCATCATAGAATTTCTGCCAACTCTGGAAGCACGCCTCGAAGGGCGTGACTTTGTTGCCATCGAACGCTTCACCATCGCCGATATCACAGGTTTTGTGCTGATTGGCTTCCTGCCGCGGCTCGAGATTGAACTGACCGACGCCATGCCCAACATTCGCCGCTGGCACGCAGCCATCGCCGCACGTCCCGCCGTGGCCACCCTGCTGGCAAGCCAGCAATAG
- a CDS encoding TetR/AcrR family transcriptional regulator, giving the protein MARSCNFCKEEKLEQAMNLFWQKGYEGTSVADLVEHLGINRFSLYNSFGDKLTLYRDALRRYLYTRGLTGLGPLQADDADMDALMNLVEEFAAKQKDQQFGCFMQNALLERCVEDEEVKRLGNELFEGLEQAFAKVLARYQTRERAAELAAFLVMQLQGIRVLGKSGQFALLDAAMVVLRGEIQRWKSPI; this is encoded by the coding sequence ATGGCGCGAAGTTGTAATTTTTGCAAAGAGGAAAAGCTGGAACAGGCCATGAACCTGTTTTGGCAAAAAGGCTACGAGGGCACCTCGGTGGCCGATCTGGTGGAGCATCTGGGGATTAATCGTTTCAGCCTGTACAACAGTTTTGGCGATAAGCTGACGTTGTACCGTGATGCGCTGCGCCGTTACCTCTACACCCGCGGCCTGACCGGACTTGGGCCACTGCAAGCCGACGATGCCGACATGGACGCGCTGATGAATTTGGTGGAAGAATTTGCCGCCAAGCAAAAAGATCAACAGTTTGGATGTTTTATGCAAAACGCCCTGCTGGAGCGCTGTGTGGAGGATGAAGAGGTGAAGCGTCTTGGCAATGAGCTGTTTGAGGGGCTGGAGCAGGCGTTTGCCAAGGTGCTCGCCCGCTACCAGACCAGGGAGCGCGCCGCCGAGCTGGCGGCCTTTCTGGTGATGCAATTGCAGGGCATCCGGGTGCTGGGCAAGTCCGGACAGTTTGCACTGCTCGATGCGGCCATGGTGGTGCTCAGAGGCGAAATCCAGCGCTGGAAAAGCCCCATTTGA
- a CDS encoding DUF2461 domain-containing protein, which translates to MFTQATFDFLAALEANNERDWFKANQHTYEDKVRTPALALIEAAAPAIVALSPRLTAVAKKVGGSLMRPQRDTRFGHDKRPYKTNVGIQFRHFQGKDVHAPGLYLHIANDGCFVAAGIWHPESKALNAIRSCIDENPATYQKALKALTDSGFAMDGDSLSRPPRGYDKRHPLIDELKRKDFIAVKSLTNHEVLQPDFASRLVAEFEHCQQLMRYLCFALELDY; encoded by the coding sequence AAGCCAATAACGAGCGCGACTGGTTCAAGGCCAACCAGCACACCTATGAAGACAAGGTGCGCACCCCGGCCCTTGCGTTAATTGAAGCAGCCGCCCCCGCCATAGTCGCGTTATCTCCCAGGCTAACCGCGGTGGCCAAAAAAGTGGGAGGCAGCCTGATGCGGCCCCAGCGGGACACCCGTTTTGGCCATGATAAGCGCCCTTACAAGACCAATGTCGGCATCCAGTTTCGCCATTTTCAGGGCAAGGATGTGCATGCGCCCGGGCTGTATCTGCATATTGCCAATGACGGCTGCTTTGTTGCAGCTGGCATCTGGCACCCCGAATCCAAGGCGCTGAATGCCATCAGAAGCTGTATCGATGAAAATCCCGCCACCTATCAAAAAGCGCTGAAGGCCCTGACTGACAGCGGCTTTGCCATGGACGGCGATAGCCTGTCGCGCCCACCGCGCGGCTATGACAAGCGCCACCCATTAATTGATGAACTGAAACGAAAAGACTTTATCGCCGTAAAATCCCTGACAAATCACGAAGTGCTGCAACCCGATTTTGCATCAAGGCTCGTCGCGGAGTTTGAGCACTGCCAACAGCTGATGCGCTATTTGTGTTTTGCACTGGAGCTGGATTACTGA